ACCGGGTCCATCCCATCGGGATAAAAGGTGAATTCGGCGCGCAGTCCATCGGGATCGGGCAGGAACAGCGCGGTCGCCCCGCCGAGCTCCTGCAGCGGCTGCGCGTCGATCCCCGCCGCGATCAACGCTTCGCGAAGCGCCTGCACCGCCTCGCGGCTCTCCATCGCCAGCCCCCAGTGATTGAGTCCCGCGCCATAGCGCTCATAGGGCCCCGTCCCGGCCTTGGCGGTGATGAGCTGGATCCAGAATCCCGCCCCGTCGGTCCAGATCCCCGCCTTGCGCTGCTCGAACCCAACGAGTGGCAACAGGATCCCGTAATGCCGATCCGCCGCCGCGCGATCGCGATTGGCGATGGTCAAATGATCGATTTTGACAGCCATGAGACCCTCCCTTTCCTCGCAGATAGGATCATCGACGCTATTGGGAAGCCTTCACCGCAAATGACGGCTAACGACCCCGTTGCGGACATTCGCGCACGCTCTATTCTGGGCGCATGACAGAAGAATACGTTCTCGACGGGGCTTCGATCACGTCGCTTGAAGCCTTCTATGATCAAATTAGCAGGTCGATGGCTCTTGGCGACTGGGGCCGGAATCTTGATGCCTTGGATGACGTCTTGTGTGGTGAACATGGCGGCGTCCCGGAAAACGGATTCACGCTCAGGTGGGTTCGCTCGGACGTTTCTCGTGCCAATCTTGGCTATCCTGAAACGGTGCGGCAATTAGAGAAGCGCCTGTCGCTCTGTCATCCGTCAAACCGAGAAATGGTCCAAGCAGAGTTGAAAACTGCTCGGCAGGGCAGAGGCGACACGGTCTTCGATTGGCTCATCGACGTTTTTCACGCACATAAAGACAGCGTGCGGCTTCTGCTGGCTTGATGTCCGCTAACCACCCCTCTGACGTCGCTTTCACGGAACTGGCGCTGTGCCAGGAGCGGACGGGTGGCTAACGACCCGATTGCGGACGTTCAATGGACTTCGTCACCGTTTCTAAATTGACGTATGTTATAGATATCCATCTTTGTGGATATTCAATTTAGGGGAAGGGGCATGAAAGTTTTAGAAGCTACTGGGCTGATTTTCGTGGCAATGGCATTTGCACTGCCCTCTCAATCGTTCGCACAGGACCAAGTGCCTCCTGGAGTGTCGGTGTCAGGGTCGCATGACCTGGATCCCGAAGCCCTTCAGGTGATCATGAGCTACGCTATGGCCGCTCAGCAGCACTTTGACACAGTAGAAGAGCGTGATGCTCGCCGAGCGGAATATGTCGCGCCTGGCTATTTCTA
The nucleotide sequence above comes from Sphingomicrobium arenosum. Encoded proteins:
- a CDS encoding barstar family protein, with product MTEEYVLDGASITSLEAFYDQISRSMALGDWGRNLDALDDVLCGEHGGVPENGFTLRWVRSDVSRANLGYPETVRQLEKRLSLCHPSNREMVQAELKTARQGRGDTVFDWLIDVFHAHKDSVRLLLA
- a CDS encoding VOC family protein, which translates into the protein MAVKIDHLTIANRDRAAADRHYGILLPLVGFEQRKAGIWTDGAGFWIQLITAKAGTGPYERYGAGLNHWGLAMESREAVQALREALIAAGIDAQPLQELGGATALFLPDPDGLRAEFTFYPDGMDPVG